The Streptomyces nitrosporeus genome includes a window with the following:
- a CDS encoding Crp/Fnr family transcriptional regulator, with product MQFEDQVPFVVRLEAEDREALFANGTPLAFPVRQVLLREHEPTTHVLIVLTGWTKVTSAAPNGYEALLALRGPGDIIGEQAALSGRRRGATVSALSRVEALAVDSGRFNRLLDEHPDISRKLLELTADRTRDSDRRRVQFASLNVQERLALLLLELMRTHGEEAGGGVQLTAGLTQSELAGSVGASREAVARLLKQLRDRGVVRTGRRGLVVVRPDVLRQMARAGTG from the coding sequence ATGCAGTTCGAGGACCAGGTCCCCTTCGTGGTCCGGCTGGAGGCAGAGGACCGTGAAGCGCTCTTCGCCAACGGCACTCCCCTCGCTTTCCCCGTGCGTCAGGTGTTGCTTCGGGAGCATGAGCCCACGACACACGTGCTGATCGTCCTCACCGGATGGACGAAAGTCACCTCGGCCGCGCCCAACGGCTACGAAGCCCTGCTGGCGTTACGAGGCCCGGGGGACATCATCGGTGAGCAGGCCGCGCTCAGTGGGCGCCGCCGAGGGGCCACCGTGTCGGCCCTGAGCCGGGTCGAGGCGCTGGCGGTCGACTCGGGACGGTTCAACAGGCTTCTGGACGAGCACCCTGACATCTCCCGGAAGCTGCTGGAACTGACCGCGGACCGGACTCGCGACAGCGACCGCCGACGGGTGCAGTTCGCCTCCCTCAACGTGCAGGAGCGGCTGGCCCTGCTGTTGTTGGAGCTGATGCGCACGCACGGCGAGGAGGCGGGGGGCGGGGTACAGCTGACGGCAGGGCTCACCCAGAGCGAGCTGGCGGGTTCGGTGGGCGCGTCCAGGGAGGCGGTCGCCCGGCTTCTGAAGCAGCTGAGGGACCGGGGCGTCGTGCGAACCGGCCGCCGCGGACTGGTGGTGGTACGTCCGGACGTACTGCGGCAGATGGCGCGTGCCGGGACGGGATGA
- a CDS encoding pyruvate carboxylase: MFEKVLVANRGEIAIRAFRAAFELGISTVAVYPHEDRNSLHRAKADEAYRIGEPGHPVRAYLSVDEVVRAAREAGADAIYPGYGFLSENPDLAAACADAGITFVGPPAPVLNLTGNKSRAVAAAREAGVPVLKSSEPSEDVDTLVAASEDIGFPVFVKAVAGGGGRGMRRVAEPGELRESIDAAMREARSAFGDATVFLEQAVIDPRHIEVQILADAEGNVVHLFERDCSVQRRHQKVVEIAPAPNLDPALRERICADAVAFARHIGYVNAGTVEFLVDGRGNHVFIEMNPRIQVEHTVTEQVTGRDLVIAQLRIAAGMTLPELRLTQDDITLTGTALQCRITTEDPANGFRPDTGTISAYRSPGGPGVRLDGGTVHTGAEVSAHFDSMLVKLTCHGHDFANAARRARRAIAEFRIRGVATNLPFLGAVLDQPDFRAGHITTGFIDAHPELIRARPSADRGSRMLHYLAETTVNRPYGTRPSVIEPAAKLPPLPSGIPRAGSRQRLAALGPEAFAAELRAQPAVAVTDTTFRDAHQSLLATRVRTRDLLAVAPHVARTVPELLSLECWGGATYDVALRFLAEDPWERLAKLREAVPNICTQMLLRGRNTVGYTPYPTEVTEAFVAEAASTGMDIFRIFDALNDVSQMRPAIDAVRATGTALAEVALCYTADLSDPGETLYTLDYYLRLAEQIVEAGAHVLAIKDMAGLLRPPAARTLVTALRERFDLPVHLHTHDTAGGQLATLVAAIDAGVDAVDAAVASMAGTTSQPPLSALVAATDHTERATGLSLQAVGDLEPYWEATRKVYAPFESGLASPTGRIYHHEIPGGQLSNLRQQAIALGLGDRFELIEDCYAAADRMLGRLVKVTPSSKVVGDLALHLVGAGVEAADFESDPGKFDVPDSVIGFLRGELGDPPGGWPEPFRTRALHGRPDKARTPHLSDEDREALRTAPRATLNRLLFPGPTKEFEAHRETYGDTSVLPTQDFLYGLETETEHTVTLEPGVTLLIELEAVSEADERGFRSVLATLNGQLRPVSVRDRSVATEVKAAEKADRSRPGHVAAPFAGVVTLQVEEGAPVAAGETVATIEAMKMEASITAQTAGTVRRLAIGGVQQVEAGDLLIEIG, translated from the coding sequence ATGTTCGAGAAGGTATTGGTGGCCAACCGCGGGGAGATCGCGATCCGCGCGTTCCGCGCGGCGTTCGAGCTCGGGATCTCGACGGTGGCCGTGTACCCGCACGAGGACCGCAACTCCCTGCACCGGGCCAAGGCCGACGAGGCGTACCGGATCGGGGAGCCGGGGCATCCCGTGCGGGCGTACCTCTCGGTGGACGAGGTCGTCCGGGCCGCCCGGGAGGCGGGGGCCGACGCGATCTACCCGGGGTACGGCTTCCTGTCGGAGAACCCCGACCTCGCCGCCGCCTGCGCGGACGCCGGGATCACCTTCGTGGGGCCTCCGGCGCCGGTGCTGAACCTGACGGGGAACAAGTCCCGGGCGGTCGCGGCGGCCCGGGAGGCCGGTGTGCCGGTGCTGAAGTCGTCCGAGCCGTCCGAGGACGTCGACACACTGGTCGCCGCCAGTGAGGACATCGGCTTCCCGGTCTTCGTGAAGGCGGTCGCGGGTGGTGGCGGGCGCGGGATGCGCCGGGTCGCGGAGCCCGGTGAGCTGCGCGAGTCGATCGACGCGGCGATGCGCGAGGCCCGTTCGGCGTTCGGTGACGCGACGGTCTTCCTGGAGCAGGCGGTGATCGACCCCCGCCACATCGAGGTGCAGATCCTCGCGGACGCCGAGGGCAACGTCGTGCATCTCTTCGAGCGGGACTGCTCGGTGCAGCGCCGCCACCAGAAGGTGGTGGAGATCGCGCCCGCGCCGAACCTCGATCCGGCGCTGCGGGAGCGGATCTGCGCGGACGCCGTCGCCTTCGCCCGCCATATCGGCTATGTGAACGCGGGCACCGTCGAGTTCCTCGTGGACGGGCGCGGCAACCACGTCTTCATCGAGATGAATCCGCGCATCCAGGTCGAGCACACCGTGACCGAGCAGGTGACCGGGCGCGACCTCGTCATCGCGCAGCTGCGGATCGCCGCCGGCATGACCCTGCCCGAACTGCGGCTGACCCAGGACGACATCACCCTCACCGGTACCGCCCTGCAGTGCCGCATCACCACGGAGGACCCGGCCAACGGGTTCCGGCCGGACACCGGCACCATCTCCGCCTACCGTTCGCCCGGCGGGCCCGGCGTCCGGCTGGACGGCGGCACCGTGCACACCGGTGCCGAGGTCTCCGCGCACTTCGACTCGATGCTGGTGAAGCTCACCTGCCACGGGCACGACTTCGCGAACGCGGCCCGCCGCGCGCGCCGGGCCATCGCGGAGTTCCGGATCCGCGGGGTGGCCACCAACCTTCCGTTCCTCGGTGCGGTGCTGGACCAGCCCGACTTCCGGGCGGGGCACATCACCACCGGGTTCATCGACGCGCACCCGGAGCTGATCCGGGCCCGCCCGTCGGCGGACCGCGGCAGCCGCATGCTGCACTACCTCGCCGAGACGACGGTCAACCGCCCCTACGGGACCCGCCCGTCCGTCATCGAGCCGGCCGCCAAGCTGCCCCCGCTCCCGTCCGGGATCCCGCGGGCCGGGTCGCGCCAGCGCCTCGCCGCCCTCGGCCCCGAGGCGTTCGCCGCCGAACTGCGCGCCCAGCCGGCGGTGGCGGTCACCGACACGACCTTCCGCGACGCCCACCAGTCCCTGCTGGCGACCCGGGTCAGGACCCGGGACCTGCTGGCCGTCGCCCCGCACGTCGCCCGCACCGTCCCCGAGCTGCTCAGCCTGGAGTGCTGGGGAGGCGCGACGTACGACGTGGCGCTGCGTTTCCTGGCCGAGGACCCGTGGGAGCGGCTGGCGAAGCTCCGGGAAGCGGTACCCAACATCTGTACGCAGATGCTGCTGCGCGGCCGGAACACGGTCGGGTACACGCCCTACCCCACCGAGGTCACCGAGGCGTTCGTCGCCGAGGCCGCCTCCACCGGGATGGACATCTTCCGGATCTTCGACGCCCTCAACGACGTGTCCCAGATGCGCCCGGCGATCGACGCCGTGCGCGCCACCGGCACCGCCCTCGCCGAGGTCGCGCTCTGCTACACCGCGGACCTGTCCGACCCCGGTGAGACCCTGTACACCCTCGACTACTACCTGCGTCTCGCCGAGCAGATCGTGGAGGCGGGCGCCCATGTGCTCGCCATCAAGGACATGGCCGGGCTGCTGCGCCCGCCGGCCGCCCGCACCCTGGTGACCGCGCTGCGCGAACGGTTCGACCTCCCGGTCCACCTGCACACCCACGACACCGCGGGCGGTCAGCTCGCCACACTGGTCGCCGCGATCGACGCGGGGGTCGACGCGGTCGACGCGGCGGTCGCCTCCATGGCCGGCACCACCAGCCAGCCCCCGCTGTCGGCGCTGGTCGCCGCGACCGACCACACCGAGCGCGCCACGGGTCTCTCCCTCCAGGCGGTCGGCGACCTGGAGCCGTACTGGGAGGCGACGCGCAAGGTCTACGCCCCCTTCGAGTCCGGACTCGCCTCCCCCACCGGCCGGATCTACCACCACGAGATCCCCGGCGGGCAGTTGTCCAACCTGCGCCAGCAGGCCATCGCCCTCGGTCTGGGCGACCGCTTCGAACTGATCGAGGACTGCTACGCGGCGGCCGACCGCATGCTCGGCCGGCTGGTGAAGGTGACGCCGTCCTCGAAGGTGGTCGGCGACCTCGCCCTGCATCTGGTGGGCGCGGGTGTCGAGGCGGCGGACTTCGAGTCGGACCCGGGCAAGTTCGACGTACCGGACTCCGTGATCGGCTTCCTCCGGGGCGAGCTGGGCGATCCGCCGGGCGGCTGGCCAGAGCCGTTCCGTACCCGTGCGCTGCACGGCCGCCCGGACAAGGCGCGGACGCCGCACCTGTCGGACGAGGACCGCGAGGCCCTGCGGACGGCACCGCGCGCGACGCTGAACCGGCTCCTCTTCCCGGGCCCGACCAAGGAGTTCGAGGCCCACCGTGAGACGTACGGGGACACGTCGGTGCTGCCGACCCAGGACTTCCTGTACGGGCTGGAGACCGAGACCGAACACACCGTCACCCTCGAACCGGGGGTGACCCTGCTGATCGAGCTGGAGGCCGTCTCCGAGGCCGACGAGCGCGGTTTCCGCAGCGTACTGGCCACTCTCAACGGGCAGTTGAGGCCGGTCTCGGTGCGGGACCGGTCCGTGGCCACCGAGGTCAAGGCCGCCGAGAAGGCCGACCGCTCCCGGCCCGGCCATGTCGCGGCGCCGTTCGCCGGGGTGGTCACGCTCCAGGTTGAGGAGGGCGCTCCGGTGGCGGCGGGCGAGACGGTCGCCACGATCGAGGCGATGAAGATGGAGGCGTCGATCACCGCGCAGACGGCGGGCACCGTACGGCGTCTCGCGATCGGCGGTGTCCAGCAGGTGGAGGCGGGGGATCTGCTGATCGAGATCGGCTGA